In a single window of the Balaenoptera acutorostrata chromosome 3, mBalAcu1.1, whole genome shotgun sequence genome:
- the CHST14 gene encoding carbohydrate sulfotransferase 14 translates to MFPRPLTPLAAPNGAEPLGRALRRAPLGRARAGLGGPPLLLPSMLMFAVIVASSGLLLMIERGILAEMKPLPLHPPNREDAVWRGTVPRPGRLSLDAGDSDLQVRQDVRNRTLRAVCGQPGMPRDPWDLPVGQRRTLLRHILVNDRYRFLYCYVPKVACSNWKRVLKVLAGVLDNVDVRLKMDHRSDLVFLADLRPDEIRYRLQHYFKFLFVRDPLERLLSAYRNKFGEIREYQQRYGAEIVRRYRAGAGPSPAGDDVTFPEFLRYLVDEDPERMNEHWMPVYHLCQPCAVRYDFVGSYERLEADANQVLEWVRAPPHVRFPARQAWYRPASPESLHYHLCSAPRALLQDVLPKYILDFSLFAYPLPNITREACHK, encoded by the coding sequence ATGTTCCCCCGCCCGCTGACCCCGCTGGCGGCCCCAAATGGCGCCGAGCCCCTGGGCCGGGCGCTGAGGCGGGCTCCCCTGGGCAGGGCCCGGGCCGGGCTGGGCGGGCCGCCCTTGCTGCTGCCGTCCATGCTGATGTTCGCGGTTATCGTGGCCTCCAGCGGGCTGCTGCTTATGATCGAGCGTGGCATCCTGGCCGAGATGAAGCCCCTTCCCCTGCACCCTCCCAACCGTGAGGACGCGGTCTGGCGTGGGACGGTCCCCAGGCCTGGGAGACTGTCCCTGGATGCGGGGGACTCGGACTTACAGGTGAGGCAGGACGTCCGTAACCGGACCTTGCGGGCAGTGTGCGGACAACCAGGCATGCCCCGGGACCCCTGGGACTTGCCGGTGGGGCAACGGCGCACCCTGCTGCGCCACATCCTCGTGAATGACCGCTACCGCTTCCTCTACTGCTACGTGCCCAAGGTGGCCTGCTCGAACTGGAAGAGGGTGCTGAAGGTGCTGGCGGGCGTCCTGGACAACGTGGACGTCCGCCTGAAGATGGACCACCGCAGCGACCTGGTGTTCCTGGCAGACCTAAGGCCTGATGAGATTCGCTACCGCCTGCAGCACTACTTCAAGTTCCTGTTTGTGCGGGACCCCTTGGAACGCCTTCTCTCTGCTTACCGCAACAAGTTTGGCGAGATCCGAGAGTACCAGCAGCGCTATGGGGCTGAGATAGTGAGGCGGTACAGGGCTGGAGCGGGGCCCAGCCCTGCGGGGGACGATGTCACCTTCCCCGAGTTCCTGAGATACCTGGTGGACGAGGACCCTGAGCGCATGAACGAGCATTGGATGCCCGTGTACCACCTGTGCCAGCCTTGTGCCGTGCGCTACGACTTTGTGGGCTCCTATGAGAGACTGGAGGCAGATGCCAACCAGGTGCTGGAGTGGGTGCGGGCACCGCCCCATGTCCGATTCCCAGCTCGCCAGGCCTGGTACCGGCCAGCCAGCCCCGAAAGCCTGCACTACCACCTGTGCAGTGCCCCACGGGCCCTGCTGCAGGACGTGCTGCCTAAGTATATCCTGGACTTCTCCCTCTTTGCCTACCCACTGCCTAACATCACCAGGGAGGCCTGTCATAAGTGA
- the BAHD1 gene encoding bromo adjacent homology domain-containing 1 protein isoform X1, whose translation MTHTRRKSLPMLSSGPTGRQEPLQMEGSSMEQGAEGVEPGPPESPGHLTGRRKNYPLRKRPLIPEKPKACKVLLTRLENVAGPRSADEADELPPDLPKPPSPAPSSEDTGLPQPRKRRLASLNAEALNNLLLEREETSSLMGTRRSRGGDPHRSRDRDRATGGWASSKKRPRLGDLGGGSRDLSPEPAPDEGARRDGDPAPKRLASLNAAAFLKLSQERELPLRPPRAHPEADGHSTEPPALRAPRPKWAKVNGKNYPKARQGAGSGEAAGPPSWQGHPEEPWPSTTPRGPSSQPPYQPLSEALESPLGLRPHLPLLMGGQAALKPEPGRPGEESPAPKQELHQPSFPAPQLSPLPMPGNPADYSGLCGGPELTALGSFYLYCSQAGLRCGGYSSCSVLPEGKLSPVAAANAGLLLAPSSVPAAGTHFQHPPWGSRYCSSEDTGVNGYSICEMLPPSLTHIGTTCGGCPYKMPFAAEGCRSLGQLEFPLPEAGHPASPAHPLLGCPVPSVPPAAEPVPHLQTPTSEPQTVARACPQSAKPPSGSKSGLRTGSSCRHTARSKAARRPSHPKQPRVQRPRPRRRRRRRTNGWVPVGAACEKAVYVLDEPEPAIRKSYQAVERHGETIRVRDTVLLKSGPRKTSTPYVAKISALWENPESGELMMSLLWYYRPEHLQGGRSPSMHEPLQNEVFASRHQDQNSVACIEEKCYVLTFAEYCRFCAMAKRRGEGLPSRKTALVPPSADYSTPPHRTVPEDTDPELVFLCRHVYDFRHGRILKNPQ comes from the exons ATGACACACACTCGGAGGAAGTCTCTTCCCATGCTGAGTTCGGGCCCCACGGGCCGCCAGGAGCCCCTGCAGATGGAGGGCAGCAGTATGGAGCAGGGGGCAGAGGGTGTGGAGCCAGGTCCTCCTGAGAGCCCGGGGCACCTCACAGGGCGCCGCAAGAACTACCCACTGCGGAAGCGCCCATTAATTCCCGAGAAGCCCAAGGCCTGCAAAGTGCTGCTGACCCGCCTGGAGAATGTGGCTGGTCCACGGAGCGCAGATGAGGCTGATGAGCTGCCCCCCGACCTGCCCAAGCCCCCTAGCCCGGCCCCATCCAGTGAGGACActggcctcccccagccccgcaaGCGGCGCCTGGCCTCCCTCAACGCCGAGGCCCTCAATAACCTGCTGCTGGAGCGGGAAGAGACCAGCAGCCTGATGGGCACCCGCCGCAGCCGAGGGGGAGACCCCCACCGCAGCCGGGACCGTGACCGGGCCACTGGAGGCTGGGCCTCCTCCAAGAAGCGGCCCCGGCTAGGGGACCTCGGAGGAGGAAGTCGGGACCTGTCCCCAGAGCCAGCACCGGATGAAGGGGCCCGCCGAGATGGTGATCCAGCTCCCAAGAGACTGGCCAGCCTGAATGCAGCTGCCTTCCTAAAGCTGAGCCAGGAGCGGGAGCTACCCCTGCGGCCGCCTCGTGCCCACCCAGAAGCAGATGGGCACTCCACTGAGCCACCAGCACTGAGGGCCCCGAGGCCAAAGTGGGCCAAGGTCAATGGCAAGAACTATCCCAAGGCCCGGCAGGGGGCTGGCTCTGGGGAGGCTGCGGGCCCACCCAGCTGGCAAGGACACCCCGAGGAGCCATGGCCGTCTACCACCCCTCGTGGGCCGTCCAGCCAGCCACCTTACCAGCCCCTGAGTGAGGCTCTGGAGAGCCCCTTGGGGCTGCGCCCTCACCTGCCCCTGCTGATGGGTGGGCAAGCAGCCTTGAAGCCGGAGCCCGGGCGCCCAGGCGAGGAGTCACCTGCCCCCAAGCAGGAACTGCACCAGCCCTCATTCCCTGCACCCCAGCTCTCCCCGCTACCGATGCCTGGCAACCCCGCCGACTACAGTGGCCTGTGTGGTGGGCCTGAGCTCACCGCGCTAGGCAGCTTCTACCTGTACTGCAGCCAGGCCGGGCTGCGGtgtgggggctactcctcctgCTCCGTGCTCCCCGAGGGCAAGCTGTCCCCAGTGGCTGCAGCTAACGCGGGGCTCCTCCTGGCCCCAAGCTCAGTGCCCGCCGCGGGCACCCACTTCCAGCACCCTCCGTGGGGTTCTCGCTACTGCTCCAGTGAGGACACTGGAGTGAATGGCTACAGCATCTGTGAAATGTTGCCCCCGTCTCTTACCCACATTGGCACTACCTGTGGCGGCTGCCCCTAcaaaatgccttttgcagcag AAGGCTGCAGGTCCCTGGGCCAGCTGGAATTTCCTCTCCCGGAAGCTGGCCACCCTGCCTCACCTGCCCACCCCCTCTTGGGATGCCCTGTGCCCAGCGTGCCACCTGCAGCAGAGCCTGTCCCCCATCTTCAGACACCCACCTCGGAGCCCCAGACGGTAGCTCGCGCGTGCCCTCAGAGCGCCAAGCCTCCTAGCGGCTCCAAGTCAGGTCTGCGCACGGGCTCCAGCTGTAGGCACACTGCGCGGAGCAAGGCTGCCCGCAGGCCCAGCCACCCCAAGCAGCCTCGCGTCCAGCGCCCGCGCCcacgtcgccgccgccgccgccgcactAACGGCTGGGTGCCCGTTGGGGCTGCCTGTGAGAAAGCCGTCTATGTCTTG GATGAACCGGAACCAGCCATCCGAAAGAGCTACCAGGCGGTGGAGCGGCATGGAGAGACGATCCGAGTCCGGGACACTGTCCTGCTCAAGTCAGGCCCTCGAAAGACGTCCACACCTTATGTGGCCAAGATCTCTGCCCTCTGGGAGAACCCAGAATCAG gagagctgatgatgAGCCTCTTGTGGTATTACAGACCAGAGCACTTACAGGGAGGCCGCAGTCCCAGCATGCACGAG CCTTTGCAGAATGAAGTGTTTGCATCGAGACATCAGGACCAGAATAGTGTGGCCTGCATTGAAGAGAAGTGCTACGTGTTGACCTTTGCTGAGTACTGCAG ATTCTGTGCCATGGCCAAGCGTCGAGGCGAGGGTCTCCCCAGCCGAAAGACAGCACTGGTGCCCCCCTCTGCGGACTACTCCACCCCGCCACACCGCACAGTGCCCGAGGACACGGACCCTGAGCTGGTGTTTCTTTGCCGCCATGTCTATGACTTCCGCCATGGCCGCATCCTCAAGAACCCTCAGTAG
- the BAHD1 gene encoding bromo adjacent homology domain-containing 1 protein isoform X2, with the protein MTHTRRKSLPMLSSGPTGRQEPLQMEGSSMEQGAEGVEPGPPESPGHLTGRRKNYPLRKRPLIPEKPKACKVLLTRLENVAGPRSADEADELPPDLPKPPSPAPSSEDTGLPQPRKRRLASLNAEALNNLLLEREETSSLMGTRRSRGGDPHRSRDRDRATGGWASSKKRPRLGDLGGGSRDLSPEPAPDEGARRDGDPAPKRLASLNAAAFLKLSQERELPLRPPRAHPEADGHSTEPPALRAPRPKWAKVNGKNYPKARQGAGSGEAAGPPSWQGHPEEPWPSTTPRGPSSQPPYQPLSEALESPLGLRPHLPLLMGGQAALKPEPGRPGEESPAPKQELHQPSFPAPQLSPLPMPGNPADYSGLCGGPELTALGSFYLYCSQAGLRCGGYSSCSVLPEGKLSPVAAANAGLLLAPSSVPAAGTHFQHPPWGSRYCSSEDTGVNGYSICEMLPPSLTHIGTTCGGCPYKMPFAAGCRSLGQLEFPLPEAGHPASPAHPLLGCPVPSVPPAAEPVPHLQTPTSEPQTVARACPQSAKPPSGSKSGLRTGSSCRHTARSKAARRPSHPKQPRVQRPRPRRRRRRRTNGWVPVGAACEKAVYVLDEPEPAIRKSYQAVERHGETIRVRDTVLLKSGPRKTSTPYVAKISALWENPESGELMMSLLWYYRPEHLQGGRSPSMHEPLQNEVFASRHQDQNSVACIEEKCYVLTFAEYCRFCAMAKRRGEGLPSRKTALVPPSADYSTPPHRTVPEDTDPELVFLCRHVYDFRHGRILKNPQ; encoded by the exons ATGACACACACTCGGAGGAAGTCTCTTCCCATGCTGAGTTCGGGCCCCACGGGCCGCCAGGAGCCCCTGCAGATGGAGGGCAGCAGTATGGAGCAGGGGGCAGAGGGTGTGGAGCCAGGTCCTCCTGAGAGCCCGGGGCACCTCACAGGGCGCCGCAAGAACTACCCACTGCGGAAGCGCCCATTAATTCCCGAGAAGCCCAAGGCCTGCAAAGTGCTGCTGACCCGCCTGGAGAATGTGGCTGGTCCACGGAGCGCAGATGAGGCTGATGAGCTGCCCCCCGACCTGCCCAAGCCCCCTAGCCCGGCCCCATCCAGTGAGGACActggcctcccccagccccgcaaGCGGCGCCTGGCCTCCCTCAACGCCGAGGCCCTCAATAACCTGCTGCTGGAGCGGGAAGAGACCAGCAGCCTGATGGGCACCCGCCGCAGCCGAGGGGGAGACCCCCACCGCAGCCGGGACCGTGACCGGGCCACTGGAGGCTGGGCCTCCTCCAAGAAGCGGCCCCGGCTAGGGGACCTCGGAGGAGGAAGTCGGGACCTGTCCCCAGAGCCAGCACCGGATGAAGGGGCCCGCCGAGATGGTGATCCAGCTCCCAAGAGACTGGCCAGCCTGAATGCAGCTGCCTTCCTAAAGCTGAGCCAGGAGCGGGAGCTACCCCTGCGGCCGCCTCGTGCCCACCCAGAAGCAGATGGGCACTCCACTGAGCCACCAGCACTGAGGGCCCCGAGGCCAAAGTGGGCCAAGGTCAATGGCAAGAACTATCCCAAGGCCCGGCAGGGGGCTGGCTCTGGGGAGGCTGCGGGCCCACCCAGCTGGCAAGGACACCCCGAGGAGCCATGGCCGTCTACCACCCCTCGTGGGCCGTCCAGCCAGCCACCTTACCAGCCCCTGAGTGAGGCTCTGGAGAGCCCCTTGGGGCTGCGCCCTCACCTGCCCCTGCTGATGGGTGGGCAAGCAGCCTTGAAGCCGGAGCCCGGGCGCCCAGGCGAGGAGTCACCTGCCCCCAAGCAGGAACTGCACCAGCCCTCATTCCCTGCACCCCAGCTCTCCCCGCTACCGATGCCTGGCAACCCCGCCGACTACAGTGGCCTGTGTGGTGGGCCTGAGCTCACCGCGCTAGGCAGCTTCTACCTGTACTGCAGCCAGGCCGGGCTGCGGtgtgggggctactcctcctgCTCCGTGCTCCCCGAGGGCAAGCTGTCCCCAGTGGCTGCAGCTAACGCGGGGCTCCTCCTGGCCCCAAGCTCAGTGCCCGCCGCGGGCACCCACTTCCAGCACCCTCCGTGGGGTTCTCGCTACTGCTCCAGTGAGGACACTGGAGTGAATGGCTACAGCATCTGTGAAATGTTGCCCCCGTCTCTTACCCACATTGGCACTACCTGTGGCGGCTGCCCCTAcaaaatgccttttgcagcag GCTGCAGGTCCCTGGGCCAGCTGGAATTTCCTCTCCCGGAAGCTGGCCACCCTGCCTCACCTGCCCACCCCCTCTTGGGATGCCCTGTGCCCAGCGTGCCACCTGCAGCAGAGCCTGTCCCCCATCTTCAGACACCCACCTCGGAGCCCCAGACGGTAGCTCGCGCGTGCCCTCAGAGCGCCAAGCCTCCTAGCGGCTCCAAGTCAGGTCTGCGCACGGGCTCCAGCTGTAGGCACACTGCGCGGAGCAAGGCTGCCCGCAGGCCCAGCCACCCCAAGCAGCCTCGCGTCCAGCGCCCGCGCCcacgtcgccgccgccgccgccgcactAACGGCTGGGTGCCCGTTGGGGCTGCCTGTGAGAAAGCCGTCTATGTCTTG GATGAACCGGAACCAGCCATCCGAAAGAGCTACCAGGCGGTGGAGCGGCATGGAGAGACGATCCGAGTCCGGGACACTGTCCTGCTCAAGTCAGGCCCTCGAAAGACGTCCACACCTTATGTGGCCAAGATCTCTGCCCTCTGGGAGAACCCAGAATCAG gagagctgatgatgAGCCTCTTGTGGTATTACAGACCAGAGCACTTACAGGGAGGCCGCAGTCCCAGCATGCACGAG CCTTTGCAGAATGAAGTGTTTGCATCGAGACATCAGGACCAGAATAGTGTGGCCTGCATTGAAGAGAAGTGCTACGTGTTGACCTTTGCTGAGTACTGCAG ATTCTGTGCCATGGCCAAGCGTCGAGGCGAGGGTCTCCCCAGCCGAAAGACAGCACTGGTGCCCCCCTCTGCGGACTACTCCACCCCGCCACACCGCACAGTGCCCGAGGACACGGACCCTGAGCTGGTGTTTCTTTGCCGCCATGTCTATGACTTCCGCCATGGCCGCATCCTCAAGAACCCTCAGTAG
- the BAHD1 gene encoding bromo adjacent homology domain-containing 1 protein isoform X3, translating to MTHTRRKSLPMLSSGPTGRQEPLQMEGSSMEQGAEGVEPGPPESPGHLTGRRKNYPLRKRPLIPEKPKACKVLLTRLENVAGPRSADEADELPPDLPKPPSPAPSSEDTGLPQPRKRRLASLNAEALNNLLLEREETSSLMGTRRSRGGDPHRSRDRDRATGGWASSKKRPRLGDLGGGSRDLSPEPAPDEGARRDGDPAPKRLASLNAAAFLKLSQERELPLRPPRAHPEADGHSTEPPALRAPRPKWAKVNGKNYPKARQGAGSGEAAGPPSWQGHPEEPWPSTTPRGPSSQPPYQPLSEALESPLGLRPHLPLLMGGQAALKPEPGRPGEESPAPKQELHQPSFPAPQLSPLPMPGNPADYSGLCGGPELTALGSFYLYCSQAGLRCGGYSSCSVLPEGKLSPVAAANAGLLLAPSSVPAAGTHFQHPPWGSRYCSSEDTGVNGYSICEMLPPSLTHIGTTCGGCPYKMPFAAEGCRSLGQLEFPLPEAGHPASPAHPLLGCPVPSVPPAAEPVPHLQTPTSEPQTVARACPQSAKPPSGSKSGLRTGSSCRHTARSKAARRPSHPKQPRVQRPRPRRRRRRRTNGWVPVGAACEKAVYVLDEPEPAIRKSYQAVERHGETIRVRDTVLLKSGPRKTSTPYVAKISALWENPESGELMMSLLWYYRPEHLQGGRSPSMHENEVFASRHQDQNSVACIEEKCYVLTFAEYCRFCAMAKRRGEGLPSRKTALVPPSADYSTPPHRTVPEDTDPELVFLCRHVYDFRHGRILKNPQ from the exons ATGACACACACTCGGAGGAAGTCTCTTCCCATGCTGAGTTCGGGCCCCACGGGCCGCCAGGAGCCCCTGCAGATGGAGGGCAGCAGTATGGAGCAGGGGGCAGAGGGTGTGGAGCCAGGTCCTCCTGAGAGCCCGGGGCACCTCACAGGGCGCCGCAAGAACTACCCACTGCGGAAGCGCCCATTAATTCCCGAGAAGCCCAAGGCCTGCAAAGTGCTGCTGACCCGCCTGGAGAATGTGGCTGGTCCACGGAGCGCAGATGAGGCTGATGAGCTGCCCCCCGACCTGCCCAAGCCCCCTAGCCCGGCCCCATCCAGTGAGGACActggcctcccccagccccgcaaGCGGCGCCTGGCCTCCCTCAACGCCGAGGCCCTCAATAACCTGCTGCTGGAGCGGGAAGAGACCAGCAGCCTGATGGGCACCCGCCGCAGCCGAGGGGGAGACCCCCACCGCAGCCGGGACCGTGACCGGGCCACTGGAGGCTGGGCCTCCTCCAAGAAGCGGCCCCGGCTAGGGGACCTCGGAGGAGGAAGTCGGGACCTGTCCCCAGAGCCAGCACCGGATGAAGGGGCCCGCCGAGATGGTGATCCAGCTCCCAAGAGACTGGCCAGCCTGAATGCAGCTGCCTTCCTAAAGCTGAGCCAGGAGCGGGAGCTACCCCTGCGGCCGCCTCGTGCCCACCCAGAAGCAGATGGGCACTCCACTGAGCCACCAGCACTGAGGGCCCCGAGGCCAAAGTGGGCCAAGGTCAATGGCAAGAACTATCCCAAGGCCCGGCAGGGGGCTGGCTCTGGGGAGGCTGCGGGCCCACCCAGCTGGCAAGGACACCCCGAGGAGCCATGGCCGTCTACCACCCCTCGTGGGCCGTCCAGCCAGCCACCTTACCAGCCCCTGAGTGAGGCTCTGGAGAGCCCCTTGGGGCTGCGCCCTCACCTGCCCCTGCTGATGGGTGGGCAAGCAGCCTTGAAGCCGGAGCCCGGGCGCCCAGGCGAGGAGTCACCTGCCCCCAAGCAGGAACTGCACCAGCCCTCATTCCCTGCACCCCAGCTCTCCCCGCTACCGATGCCTGGCAACCCCGCCGACTACAGTGGCCTGTGTGGTGGGCCTGAGCTCACCGCGCTAGGCAGCTTCTACCTGTACTGCAGCCAGGCCGGGCTGCGGtgtgggggctactcctcctgCTCCGTGCTCCCCGAGGGCAAGCTGTCCCCAGTGGCTGCAGCTAACGCGGGGCTCCTCCTGGCCCCAAGCTCAGTGCCCGCCGCGGGCACCCACTTCCAGCACCCTCCGTGGGGTTCTCGCTACTGCTCCAGTGAGGACACTGGAGTGAATGGCTACAGCATCTGTGAAATGTTGCCCCCGTCTCTTACCCACATTGGCACTACCTGTGGCGGCTGCCCCTAcaaaatgccttttgcagcag AAGGCTGCAGGTCCCTGGGCCAGCTGGAATTTCCTCTCCCGGAAGCTGGCCACCCTGCCTCACCTGCCCACCCCCTCTTGGGATGCCCTGTGCCCAGCGTGCCACCTGCAGCAGAGCCTGTCCCCCATCTTCAGACACCCACCTCGGAGCCCCAGACGGTAGCTCGCGCGTGCCCTCAGAGCGCCAAGCCTCCTAGCGGCTCCAAGTCAGGTCTGCGCACGGGCTCCAGCTGTAGGCACACTGCGCGGAGCAAGGCTGCCCGCAGGCCCAGCCACCCCAAGCAGCCTCGCGTCCAGCGCCCGCGCCcacgtcgccgccgccgccgccgcactAACGGCTGGGTGCCCGTTGGGGCTGCCTGTGAGAAAGCCGTCTATGTCTTG GATGAACCGGAACCAGCCATCCGAAAGAGCTACCAGGCGGTGGAGCGGCATGGAGAGACGATCCGAGTCCGGGACACTGTCCTGCTCAAGTCAGGCCCTCGAAAGACGTCCACACCTTATGTGGCCAAGATCTCTGCCCTCTGGGAGAACCCAGAATCAG gagagctgatgatgAGCCTCTTGTGGTATTACAGACCAGAGCACTTACAGGGAGGCCGCAGTCCCAGCATGCACGAG AATGAAGTGTTTGCATCGAGACATCAGGACCAGAATAGTGTGGCCTGCATTGAAGAGAAGTGCTACGTGTTGACCTTTGCTGAGTACTGCAG ATTCTGTGCCATGGCCAAGCGTCGAGGCGAGGGTCTCCCCAGCCGAAAGACAGCACTGGTGCCCCCCTCTGCGGACTACTCCACCCCGCCACACCGCACAGTGCCCGAGGACACGGACCCTGAGCTGGTGTTTCTTTGCCGCCATGTCTATGACTTCCGCCATGGCCGCATCCTCAAGAACCCTCAGTAG